Proteins from one Malassezia vespertilionis chromosome 2, complete sequence genomic window:
- the YEA4 gene encoding golgi uridine diphosphate-N- acetylglucosamine transporter (COG:G; TransMembrane:9 (n3-14c18/19o34-54i75-97o103-120i127-149o161-181i193-211o231-252i264-293o299-320i); EggNog:ENOG503NUDG), producing the protein MDFGPVFALIFGGCCSNAWTLERSMQQLPTSGTLMTFVQFVATALVALPGELTWRRWHGVPIVWLKTPQIPIRRWLVQVVLYSTTSILNNTAFAFTIPMSVHIVFRSGGMVVNMVLGWAIAGRRYNFMQIISVALVSAGVLAATLAAAAPSKAEDTNTGRYAMGVFLLSLALLSSGVMGIFQERTYARYGHQHWHEALFYTHLFSLPLFLLNPGAIRQQFKDANMTPKHWIGYHGVGAFVPSYYTMLTLNVLTQLLCINGVNRLTASVSSLSVSLVLVVRKAVSLVISVVILNGDGGNFTLWAGSTAVMVGTLGYTYGGLREASKEGKERVVRDASKEGKEE; encoded by the coding sequence ATGGACTTTGGGCCGGTTTTTGCGCTGATCTTTGGAGGGTGCTGCAGCAATGCGTGGACACTGGAGAGATCGATGCAGCAATTGCCCACCAGTGGGACGCTCATGACGTTTGTCCAGTTTGTCGCGACCGCACTTGTGGCACTCCCGGGCGAGCTGACGTGGCGCAGGTGGCACGGCGTTCCGATTGTCTGGCTCAAGACGCCGCAAATACCGATTCGCCGGTGGCTCGTCCAGGTCGTGCTGTACAGTACCACGAGTATCCTGAACAATACCGCGTTTGCCTTCACGATTCCCATGTCTGTACATATCGTATTTCGCAGCGGGGGCATGGTGGTGAATATGGTGCTGGGGTGGGCCATTGCAGGCAGGCGGTACAATTTCATGCAAATAatcagcgtcgcgctcgtcaGCGCCGGCGTCCTCGCAGCGacgctcgccgctgcggcgccgtccAAGGCGGAGGACACGAATACAGGCCGGTACGCCATGGGTGTTTTTCTCCTCAGTCTCGCACTGCTCTCTTCCGGCGTGATGGGCATCTTCCAGGAGCGCACGTATGCGCGTTACGGACACCAGCACTggcacgaggcgctcttTTACACGCACCTCTTCTCGCTCCCTCTTTTCCTGCTAAACCCCGGTGCCATTCGTCAGCAATTCAAGGACGCTAACATGACTCCCAAGCATTGGATCGGCTACCATGGTGTGGGTGCATTTGTCCCATCGTATTATACTATGCTTACGCTCAACGTGCTCACGCAGCTGCTGTGTATCAACGGCGTGAACCGACTTACTGCTAGCGTCTCGAGTTTAAGTGTATcgctcgtgctcgtcgtgcgcaaagcagTCAGTCTCGTCATCTCTGTAGTCATTTTGAACGGTGACGGGGGAAATTTCACGCTTTGGGCTGGCTCGACGGCGGTGATGGTTGGGACGCTGGGCTATACCTACGGCGGACTGCGCGAAGCTTCAAAAGAAGGCAAGGAAAGAGTAGTGCGCGATGCTTCAAAAGAAGGTAAGGAAGAGTAG